A region of Methanocorpusculum labreanum Z DNA encodes the following proteins:
- a CDS encoding DUF4013 domain-containing protein, whose amino-acid sequence MEHADIISGAYTYTKEAFFALKQLPRWIVLFLYVALPILVCLAISSLILQMAVLPVLVNVFVNDNYGFTAASLSGLLQYFAVILSLCCVFFVPLIQGYCYRIAKSDSSEMPDHTNLWGLFFSGWRINFVILYYAIPIIVISLIYAMIFYYLFPEAGFYTTIDVLALESLFTVLITLSYVAVEFITIILVSLFAFVGLVHLTRSGSLAEATHIRGIADIIKKIGWYDYILSLVIMSILFLLVTFILILLAQIFAYNGVAIVILIGVYLFVMIPIMVFFIRYLSEVYDTAFRVPEEDDVDFDDF is encoded by the coding sequence ATGGAACACGCAGACATTATATCTGGAGCTTATACCTATACCAAAGAGGCATTTTTCGCCCTGAAACAGCTTCCACGCTGGATCGTGCTTTTTCTCTATGTCGCATTACCCATCCTTGTGTGTCTTGCAATCTCCTCGCTTATCCTCCAGATGGCGGTTCTCCCGGTACTTGTGAACGTGTTTGTCAACGACAACTACGGATTCACGGCAGCGAGCCTGTCGGGACTCCTGCAGTATTTCGCCGTTATTCTGAGCCTGTGTTGCGTCTTCTTCGTGCCGCTGATCCAGGGATACTGTTATCGGATCGCAAAAAGCGATAGTTCCGAGATGCCCGACCATACGAATCTCTGGGGACTGTTTTTCAGCGGCTGGCGGATCAACTTCGTCATTCTCTATTACGCGATTCCGATCATCGTCATCTCGCTCATTTATGCGATGATCTTTTACTATCTGTTTCCCGAGGCAGGATTTTATACGACGATCGATGTTCTGGCGCTGGAAAGTCTGTTTACCGTTCTGATCACTCTCTCATATGTGGCCGTTGAGTTCATCACGATCATTCTGGTCTCGCTGTTTGCGTTTGTCGGACTCGTCCATCTGACACGCTCCGGCTCGCTTGCAGAAGCGACCCATATACGCGGGATCGCAGATATCATTAAAAAGATCGGATGGTACGACTACATTCTTTCGCTTGTGATCATGAGCATCCTCTTCCTTTTAGTCACGTTCATCCTGATCCTGCTTGCCCAGATATTTGCCTACAACGGCGTCGCGATCGTGATTCTGATCGGCGTGTATCTCTTTGTAATGATCCCGATCATGGTCTTTTTCATCAGATACCTCTCCGAGGTCTACGACACGGCATTCCGGGTCCCCGAAGAGGACGACGTAGACTTCGATGATTTCTGA